The following are encoded together in the Azotosporobacter soli genome:
- the hisG gene encoding ATP phosphoribosyltransferase: protein MTSVDMEYLTIALPKGKLFKPSVDLLAKAGYRADSVSESSRKLIITNEEAKLRFIITKTADLPTYVEYGAADIGIIGKDVLLEEERDVYELADLKLGLCRLMVAVPEAMRQPKLSDYAHMRVATKYPKIAEAFFHSHGIQMEIIRLNGSIELAPMVGLAELIVDIVETGRTLKENHLTEIAQIHTATARLVANRVSFKMKFERIHALVSAVKALSEGVGEA from the coding sequence ATGACTTCTGTCGATATGGAATACCTGACGATTGCGCTGCCGAAAGGCAAACTGTTCAAGCCGTCGGTGGACTTACTGGCCAAAGCCGGTTACCGTGCGGACAGTGTTTCAGAAAGCTCGCGTAAGTTGATTATTACGAATGAGGAAGCAAAACTGCGCTTCATCATCACGAAAACGGCGGATCTGCCGACGTATGTCGAATACGGCGCCGCTGATATCGGCATCATCGGTAAAGATGTACTCTTGGAAGAAGAACGTGACGTTTATGAATTAGCCGATCTTAAACTCGGCTTGTGCCGATTAATGGTAGCCGTTCCCGAAGCAATGCGTCAGCCTAAATTGAGTGATTATGCACATATGCGTGTGGCGACGAAGTATCCGAAAATTGCGGAGGCTTTTTTTCATTCCCATGGAATACAGATGGAAATTATCAGACTGAATGGTTCGATAGAACTCGCGCCGATGGTCGGTCTGGCAGAGTTAATCGTAGATATCGTGGAAACCGGTCGTACACTGAAAGAAAATCATTTGACCGAGATTGCGCAGATTCATACGGCGACGGCCCGTCTGGTAGCGAATCGTGTGAGCTTCAAAATGAAATTTGAACGGATTCACGCATTGGTCAGCGCAGTGAAGGCGTTGAGTGAAGGAGTCGGAGAAGCATGA
- a CDS encoding D-2-hydroxyacid dehydrogenase — protein sequence MAALTILILNKLSARHREVLERTAPDCRILSCEWEDAAKYLPEADILVAWGWMDIQPMLKNGHQLKWIHALSAGVENLLAPVQEDNSILLTNSKGIHGIPVSEHVLSLMLAFTRGLNIFIRNQEQHLWQRSPVDELHDKTIAIVGLGSIGRELAKKAKCFSMHVIATKQTQTRELFVDRLYPPEQLDEMLAEADFVVASLPLLPETNRLFSLSRFQKMKSSAYFINISRGSIVNENDLITALQDGVIKGAALDVFEEEPLVETSPLWEMSNVIITPHLAALSPNYMERAVKLLGENLERYLDGKELVNLIDSKKGY from the coding sequence ATGGCTGCACTGACAATACTAATTTTAAATAAACTATCCGCGCGCCACCGCGAAGTGCTCGAACGCACAGCGCCTGACTGCCGCATACTAAGCTGCGAATGGGAAGACGCTGCAAAATATCTTCCTGAAGCCGATATCCTCGTCGCCTGGGGATGGATGGATATCCAACCAATGCTAAAAAACGGGCATCAATTGAAATGGATTCATGCACTTAGCGCTGGAGTCGAAAATCTCTTGGCTCCAGTACAGGAAGACAACAGTATTTTATTGACCAACTCAAAAGGAATTCACGGCATTCCCGTTTCAGAGCATGTACTCTCGCTGATGCTCGCCTTCACACGTGGCCTTAATATTTTTATCCGCAATCAGGAACAACATCTTTGGCAGCGGTCCCCAGTAGATGAGTTGCATGATAAAACCATTGCCATCGTAGGCTTAGGCAGCATCGGCCGCGAACTCGCCAAAAAAGCAAAATGTTTTAGCATGCACGTCATCGCAACAAAGCAGACACAAACGCGTGAACTTTTTGTCGATCGTTTGTATCCGCCTGAACAGCTCGATGAAATGCTAGCCGAAGCTGACTTCGTAGTTGCGTCATTGCCTCTATTGCCGGAAACAAACCGACTCTTCTCTTTGTCACGCTTTCAAAAGATGAAGTCATCGGCTTATTTTATTAATATTTCCCGCGGATCAATCGTCAATGAAAATGATCTTATAACGGCATTGCAAGACGGAGTGATCAAAGGCGCCGCACTTGACGTTTTCGAGGAAGAACCGCTCGTCGAAACCTCACCGCTTTGGGAAATGTCTAACGTTATCATTACGCCGCATTTGGCCGCCTTATCGCCTAACTATATGGAGCGCGCGGTTAAGCTTTTGGGCGAAAACCTGGAGCGTTACCTCGACGGAAAAGAACTCGTCAATCTTATCGATAGCAAGAAAGGCTATTAG
- a CDS encoding HD domain-containing protein, which translates to MQEKLREAEQRLFWGMSLPDQRHVLNVAYTAIRLAAGKENLDVQLLVRCALLHDVGRQNGDVSTWDKIIAVLLHAAMPKAAMSWAKEGRGGKIDNVRHAVYIYFNHPKRSAIFLREIGTESDVIEIVSRHHKAPVKDEPPELALLRQADSLN; encoded by the coding sequence GTGCAGGAAAAATTGCGCGAAGCTGAGCAACGGCTCTTTTGGGGAATGAGTCTGCCGGACCAAAGACATGTACTCAATGTGGCTTATACGGCGATTCGCCTGGCAGCTGGAAAAGAGAACCTCGATGTTCAGCTTTTGGTTCGTTGCGCCCTATTGCATGATGTGGGACGGCAAAACGGTGACGTCAGTACATGGGATAAAATTATAGCCGTCTTATTGCATGCGGCGATGCCTAAAGCAGCTATGAGCTGGGCGAAAGAAGGCCGTGGCGGAAAAATAGATAACGTAAGGCATGCCGTTTATATTTATTTTAATCACCCCAAACGCAGTGCGATATTCTTGCGGGAAATCGGCACGGAAAGCGATGTAATCGAAATTGTTTCCAGGCATCACAAAGCTCCGGTGAAAGATGAACCACCGGAGCTTGCCCTGTTGCGTCAAGCGGACAGCTTGAACTAA
- the hisZ gene encoding ATP phosphoribosyltransferase regulatory subunit, translating to MKAAIQLDFVPRIPYGTKDFLPREAAEKRRVEADLATLFAQWGYDEVVTPTFEYLETLEVGNGGQSQGQVFKFFDQHNRLVALRHDMTTPIARVAATRLKEAEPPLKLFYLTNVFRQEEAQTGRQCEFYQGGIEVLGVSDSTADAEVIALAVESLRSAGLKNFQFSLGQVDFINGLMDPIDSLGDLSKRLKRAVVGRNLVDLELCLNESTLSSNEKTALLELPLLHGGAEVLSKAGKLTSNPICRQALENLREIHELLTHYEVANYVNFDLGLTRDLDYYTGMVFEGYTPGLGFPVCGGGRYDRMLEAFGTECPATGFALGVERIMLALEKQGANILSVQDDIYLAWAPDCLAEALKKAMQLRQAGNQVEVAMRPQLKEDAKWTQQEKGRRRLVYVNAE from the coding sequence TTGAAAGCAGCAATACAACTCGATTTTGTGCCTAGAATTCCCTATGGGACGAAAGATTTTTTGCCTAGAGAAGCTGCCGAAAAACGGAGAGTGGAAGCCGATTTAGCGACACTGTTTGCGCAATGGGGTTATGATGAAGTGGTGACGCCGACCTTTGAGTATTTAGAAACGCTGGAAGTCGGCAATGGCGGGCAGTCGCAAGGACAGGTCTTCAAGTTTTTTGATCAGCACAATCGCTTGGTTGCTCTGCGACATGACATGACGACGCCGATTGCCAGGGTGGCTGCTACACGCCTTAAAGAGGCGGAGCCGCCGTTAAAATTATTTTATTTGACGAACGTGTTTCGCCAAGAAGAGGCGCAGACAGGACGGCAGTGCGAATTCTATCAAGGTGGAATCGAAGTTCTTGGCGTGTCGGACAGTACTGCGGATGCTGAAGTTATTGCGCTGGCAGTAGAAAGTCTGCGTTCAGCCGGTTTGAAAAATTTTCAATTTAGCTTAGGTCAGGTTGACTTTATTAATGGACTCATGGATCCGATTGATTCGTTGGGCGATTTGTCGAAACGCCTTAAGCGGGCCGTTGTCGGACGTAACTTAGTCGATCTCGAGCTTTGTTTAAATGAATCTACGCTTTCTTCAAATGAAAAAACGGCGTTGTTGGAATTACCTCTTTTGCATGGGGGCGCAGAGGTTTTATCAAAAGCGGGCAAATTAACATCGAATCCGATCTGTCGGCAGGCGTTAGAAAATCTAAGGGAAATTCATGAGCTGCTAACTCATTATGAGGTGGCAAACTATGTGAATTTTGATCTTGGTCTTACTAGGGATCTCGACTATTACACAGGTATGGTGTTTGAAGGATATACTCCGGGTCTTGGTTTTCCAGTGTGCGGCGGCGGGCGTTATGATAGGATGCTCGAGGCGTTTGGCACCGAGTGTCCAGCGACTGGGTTTGCCCTCGGCGTTGAAAGGATCATGCTGGCGTTGGAAAAACAGGGGGCGAACATTTTAAGCGTTCAAGACGATATTTATCTTGCCTGGGCGCCGGATTGCTTGGCAGAGGCCTTAAAAAAAGCAATGCAGCTTCGGCAGGCTGGCAATCAGGTGGAAGTTGCGATGCGCCCGCAGTTAAAAGAAGATGCAAAATGGACGCAACAAGAAAAGGGACGCCGCAGATTGGTATATGTAAATGCTGAATAG